From the genome of Candidatus Methylacidiphilales bacterium:
TTACACAGACGGCAAGCAACAAAAATTTAACGCAACTCCGACATCCGTCGCGAGCATGAGAGCATAAGACGCCAAGCCGCAGAAAAAGGCAAAACAACATTCTTTGGCTTAAAACAAGCGCCATTTTGCCACCGTTGGGTGCGCATTTGGAACAACCACAAAAACAAAGGGGGTTTTTAATTTAGTTTCCCCTGCGCCTTACGCCCTTTGCGATTTGCGTTAAACCTTGTTGTTCTCGTCCTCTGGATTCCGCTCACGTTGGCGGGATGATTTTTTCGATCTCCTGCACCGCACGCTGATTCGCGCCGGGGCCGCCGAGTTTTGCCACCACAAGCTTGAGGTCTTCCTTCATGCGCGCAGCCAGCTCGGGCCTCGACAGCAGTTGCCTGCCCGCCTCCGCAAGAATTTCCGGATCGGCCCGGTCCTGCAGGAATTCAGGAACCACTTTGCGTTCCGCGATCAAATTGACAATGCTGATGGCGTCGAGTTTGACGAGCCTTCGACCCACCGAGTATGTGAGCGGGTGCGTCTTATAAACCACTATCATGGGAATGCCGGCAAGGGCGCATTCCAACGTGGCCGTACCCGATGCAACCAGGGCCAGATCCGAGCGGCTGAGCTGCGTGAGCTGGTAGCCGCATTGGATTTCCACGTTCAGGCCGCGGGCAGAAGTGGAATCGATGATCCGTTCCATCAGGCCCCGCGTTTCCGCATCCGTGGCCAGAATCAAAAATTTTAAATCGCCCACGACTTGAGCCAGCTTCAGCGCGGTCCGGAGCAGGATCGGCAGATGGATTTTGATTTCGCGCTCACGGCTGCCCGGCATGAGCACGACTTTGCGCCGCCCATCCGGATTCGCTCCAGCGGATTTCACAACGCGCCAGCGGTCCATGACCGGATGACCGACCCAGACGGTTTTTAAATCCGGAACATGTTTCTGGAACCAATCCTTCTCAAACGGGAAAATCACGAGCAACAAGTCCAGAATTTCCTGCATCCGCCGCGCGCGGCCGGCTTTCCAGGCCCAAACCTGCGGGCTGATGTAATAAATCTGCTTGGTTTCGGGCATTTGGCGCCGCACGGCCTCAGCCAGCCTCAGATTGAAACCCGGGAAATCCACCAGAATCAGAGCGTCCGGGCCCAGTTGTTTGAGGTCATCCAGGATTTTCCGGAAGAACCCGCGGAACTTCCAATAGTGCAGCAAGACATCTGTCAGGCCGACCACCGCATGCTGGGCCATGTCAAAAAGCTGTTCCTGGCCCGCGGCCTTGAGATGGCGTCCGCCCACGCCGCAAAACAGCGCATCGGGATAGCTTTTCCTGAGCTCCTTCAACAGCTCCGCCGCATGGCGGTCTCCGCTGGCCTCGCCCGCCACAATGTAAAATAATTTTTTGGCCACAAGCTTGGTTTAAAAACGGCTTTTAAATAAATACAGTTTCCAACATCCGGTCAGTCCAGGCGGCATCAGGCCAGGGCGGGAACGATGCTCTGGCTTTCAATCAACTCGACCACGCGGGCCGCCAGCTTGAGCGCTTCAGTCGCATGATCGCCTGAAACCACCGGGGCCGAGCGGGTCGCCACGCAATGCACAAAGGATTCAAGTTGCCGCTTGAGCGGCTCGTCCTTCGCCACCGGAATGCGTTCGCGCGTGATCTGGCCGCCGTGCTTCCGGTAAATCTCACCCTCCTGTTTCTGATAATCAAGCGACAAATAAGCATCGTCCTGAAAAACCCGGATCTTGCGCATTTTGTCCGGGCTGATCCGGCTGGTCGTGATGTTCGCCACACAGCCGTTCTCAAAGCGGATGCGCGCATTGGCGATATCCTCGGCCTTGCTCAACACCGGCACCCCGACCGCATCAACCGACGCCACCGGCGACCGGACAATATGCAAAATAATCTCAAGGTCATGAATCATCAAATCCATCACCACGCCGATATCCGTGCTGCGGCCCGGATAGGGTGAAAGTCGATGGGCTTCGATAAATCGGGGGTGCGTCAACCGTTCCTCCAATGCTTTCAAAACCGGATTGAACCGTTCGATATGGCCGACTTGCAGTACGAGGTTGTTTTGCCGGGCCAGTTCCACAAGGCGGGTGGCTTCCGCGGTCGTGTTGGTAATCGGTTTTTCCAGCAACAGATGGCGCCCCTTGCCCAGGAACGCCTGCGCCAATTCAAAATGAGAACTCGTCGGGGTGGCAATCGAAGCCGCCTCCACTTCGCCGATCATCTCTTCCAGAGAACCAAAAAGTTTGCAGCCATGGTGCTGGGCGATCTTGCGCCCGGTTTCGCGGTCCGCGTCATAGACCCCCACCAGTTCCGCCGACGGCAATGCGGAATAAATCCGCGCATGTTCCCGGCCCATATGACCGACTCCCGCAACACCCACTTTGATTTTTGACATAAACTTATGACTCTTTCGCCCAGACCGTGATTCGATGATGGGAAGCTAGCTGTCTAAGTTCATCAGCCCCCAAGAGCAATGTTTTTCTTGCCTCAACCGCAATACAGGAAACCCCACACTCTGCCGCGATTTTCACGGTATCAGGCCCGATCACCGGCACGTCAAAGCGCATATCCTGCCTGGGTTTCGACACCTTGATCAAAATCGAATCCCCCTGTCCGATGCCACCACCCCGGCGAAGCGTGGCATTGGTTCCGTCATATCCCTCGACGGCCAGAACGGTGCCTTTTTTGACCACCACGGACTGGCCGATGTTCATCCGGCTGATTTCCCTGGCCAGCGGCCAGCCAAATTCCACGTCTTTCAACTGGCTCTTCGACAGCTTAGGGCCCGCAACCAGACCCGGCGCGGCAAGAAAATCCTCCATAAATGTGGTCGCAGGCAACAGTTTGATTCCGGCTTTTTCCAAAGCGTCCGCCACCGCGCCAAAAAGCGACTCGGCATTGCGCTCCTTAAGCCGGGCCAGCAGAACCACCGCCTTCAAATCCGGTCTCAGGTCAAAAAGCCGGCCCGGCGTGATTTGTCCGGCCATGATCGCCCGGTCCACTTTTGCGTCCTTGAAAAAACGCAGCAGTTTGCCCAACTGCCCGACGCGCATCCAGCAATGCGCTTCCGCCGCCGAGGCAAGCTCCGGGTCTGTTTCCCCCTCAAAAGCCGCCACGGCAATCCGGGAAACGCCCTGCCTGCGGGCCTGTTCCAGCACCAGCCGGGGATAAGTCCCTTTGCCTGCGATCAATCCTAATGCGCCCATAAAATGTCCGTTCGTCACAATCTTTGTAAGTGGCTTAAATTCAATACTTGACCCTATCCGCAATTCACCTAACCTCCTAGGAGGTTTACAAGCGGGAAAGCTTGAGTGGGAACCAGAAAGGTTTCCACTTTTTTTTTCCTGTAAAGACTATTGATAACATTCATTTTAAGCAGAATACGAGCATGAGCCAGGAATTTTTAGCCGTCCTTGAGTACATGGAAAAGGAGAAGGGCATCGACCGCAAGCAAATGATGCTGGCAATCGAGCAGGCCCTTCTGTCCGCGTCGAGAAAAAGTTTTGGCACCGCCAAGGACTTACGCTTCCAAATGGACCCCAAAACCGGTCAAATCCGGGCCTTCGCCACCATGAAGGTGGTCGAGCGCTCCACCAAGCCCTACGAGGAGATCTCCCTCACCAAGGCCCGCCAGAAAAACAGCAGCATCCACCTCGGCGAAGAGATGGAAGTTGAAGTCACCCCCTCCGATTTCGGGCGCATTGCCGCCCAGGTCTTCAAACAGACCATCAACCAAAGCATCCGCAGCATCGAAAAAACGATGATCTTTGACGAATTCAAAGACCGCGTGGGAGACGTCGTCACCGGCGTCGTCCGGCGCTTCGAACGTTCGGATGTCCTGATCGACCTCGGTAAATTCGAGGCGGTGATGCCCTCCAAAGAACGCGTTCCCACCGAGGAGTATTCGCCCAACGAGCGCATCCGCGCGCTGGTCCTGGCCGTCGAGAGCACCCCCCGCGGCCCGCAAATCATCCTCTCCCGCAGCCATCCGAATTTCGTCCGCCGCCTGTTTGAACTGGAAGTCAACGAATTGCATGACGGCACGGTGGAGATCAAGGGCCTGGCCCGCGAGGCCGGTTACCGCACCAAAATCGCGGTCTGGTCCAAGGATGAAAAAATCGATCCGGTCGGCGCCTGTGTCGGCCTCCGCGGCGCGCGCGTGAAAAACATCGTCCGCGAACTCAACAACGAAAAGATCGACCTCTTTCGCTGGTCCGACAACATCCGGGACCTCGTCATTGAGGCCCTCAAACCCGCCAAGCTCAAGAGCATTGAAGTCGATGCGGAGAACAAACGCATCAAAGCGCTTGTGGATGAGGAAAATCTTTCCCTCGCCATCGGACGCCGCGGCCAGAACGCGCGCCTCACCGCGAAGCTGACAGGCTGGGAAGTTGACATCTCGAAGGAAGAAATCGTTGTCAAAAGCTTTGAAAACAAAATCGAGGAAGCCACGCAAAAACTCATGACGGCCCTCGAGACCGACCACGAAACAGCCGCGCAAGTCGTGAAATGGTTCCCGAGCGTGGAAGTTTTGGCGGAGGCGGAAGAGTCTGACTTGAAAGAAGCCATCCCCGATCTGCCGGAAGAAACGATTCAAAAGATCCTGGCAAAGGCCAGGCAATCAATGGGAGGCGCCGTTTCTTGAGCGACACGGCCCAATTATCCACTATGGCTTCCGACGCAACAAAAAAAACCGGGGCGCCCGCCGCAAAAGGCAAAGCCAAAAAAACAGCCACTGACACTCCGGTTGAAGAAGCCGCCTCTGCGCCTAAAAAGGCGGCAGCCAAAAAAACAGGCGAGGCCAAAGCCGCGCCAAAAGCAGCCAAGCCAAAAGCGAAGAAGAGCGAGGAAACCACCGCCGCTCCCGCTGCCGAGGGCACTGAAGCCCCTGCGCTTGTCGAAATAAAGGCCGCACCCAACTTGGCAAAAGAGGAAGCTTCCGCGCCCGCTTCCAATGTCATTACCATGAAGCCTCCTGTCATAGCAAAAGAACTTGCTATGAAACTCGGCCTCAAGCCGTTCCAGATCGTCCACGCCCTGATGGAAATGGGCATCTTTGGCGCCCTCACCACGCCCATCGACGAGCCCACGGCCAAGAAAATTTGCGAAAGCCGCGGGTTCCAGTTCGAACTGGAACGCCGCAAGGAAGGACAGGGCGTCCATAAACCCGAACCTGTCGTTGTCGAAGTCCCGCCGCCGCCCGTCGAAACCGGTAACCTGACCCCCGTCCGCCCGCCTGTCATCACGTTCATGGGGCATGTGGATCACGGAAAAACCTCCCTGCTCGACGCGATCCGCAAAACCCGTGTGGCCGCCGGTGAAGCCGGAGGAATCACCCAGCACATCGGCGCCTATCATATCGAGCGCAACGGCCACAAAATCACCTTCCTGGACACCCCCGGCCACGAGGCCTTCACCGCCATGCGCGCCCGAGGAACAAATGCGACGGACATCGCCGTCATTGTGGTGGCTGCGGACGACGGCCTCATGCCGACCACTCTGGAAGCCATTTCACACGCCAAGGCGGCCCTGGCCGCGCATCCGCATCATTTTGCCATCATGGTCGCCATCAATAAAATCGACCTGCCTGGCGCCAATATCGACCGCGTCAAAGGCCAGTTGCAGGAGCAAGGCTTGGTCCCGGAAGACTGGGGGGGAACCACCATCTGCTGCGCGGTTTCGGCCACCAAGGGCACCGGCATGGACAAGCTTTTGGAAAACATGCTGCTGCAGGCCGAGGTTTTGGAATTGCGGGCCGACACCGAATGCCCCGCGCGCGGTGTGGTCATTGAAAGCCAGATCGAGGTCGGACGCGGCCCGAACGCAACCCTCATCGTCCAACACGGCACACTCCGTGTCGGCGACGCCTTCATCAGCGGGCCTTTCTGGGGCAAAGTCAAAGCCTTGATTGACGACAGCGGACGCAGCCTCAAGGAGGCGGGTCCTTCAATCCCTGTCAAAGTGCTGGGCTTCAACGGCAATCCCTCCCCCGGCGAGGAGTTCACCGTCATGCGCAACGATCGCGAGGCGCGCCAGGTCGCGGAAGAGCGTTCCGATTCCAACCGCATGGACAAGCTGGCGCCCAGCCGCCCTGTCACCCTCGAAAACCTTTTCGATTCCATCGCCGACGGCCAGAAAAAAACCCTCAATCTGATTCTCAAAACCGATGTCCAGGGTTCGCTCGAAGCCATCATCGAGGCCCTGAAAAAAGTACCCAACGACAAGGTCGATATCAATTTTGTGCTCAGCGCCATCGGCCCGATCTCGATCAACGACGTGCTCTTGGCCAGGGCCTCCCAGGCCGTCATCATCGGATTTGGAACCAAGACCGACAATGCCGCCGCCACTGCCGCCAAACGCGAACAGGTCCAGATCAAGCTCTTCAGCGTCATTTACGAGTTGATCGACCAGGTGAAGGAAGCCATGGCCGGCATGCTGGATCCCGAACTACGCGAAAGCCAGGTCGGCAAGGCCACGGTTAAAAAAGTTTTCACCCTGTCCAAGTATCCCGTGGCCGGCTGCCTTGTGGATTCCGGACGCATCGCAAGAAACGGCCACGCGCGCGTGGTCCGCAAAAACCAGCCCATTTACGACGGCACCATCCAGACCCTCAAACGTTTCCAGGACGACGCCAGCGAAGTCCGCGCGGGAATGGAATGCGGCATCCGCCTCGGGAATTTCGACGACTACATGGAAAACGACACGATCGAATGTTATGTTTTGGAAAAAATCCCGCAGTCGCTGTGACGAACTCCAATCGTGTTGAGCCCCCTGTGTTATATTCCAGTTTATGGCAACGCGCCGCACCATCCGACTCTCCGCGCTCGTCCAGTCCGAACTGGGCCGTCTGGCGGCGCGTGAAAAATCGCTCGACGGCGAATTACTGACATTCACCGCCGTCGAAGTCGCCCCCGATCTGCACAACGCCTTCATTTACGTCAGTTCCCTGAATCCAAACCTGGACGAAGAGAACCTGCTCAAAAAACTGTTCCGTCTGGCGCCCGAATGGCAGCACGAAATCGGTTCCCGCCTCAAAATCAAATACACCCCAAGGCTGAATTTTCGTTATTCGGAGCACATCAAACGCGGCGACCGCGTGATGGAAATCCTCCATGAACTGGAGGAGGATAAACCCGAGGAACCCGTTTGAATAAGCTTCTTGTATTGTAGCTACAATGGGGCTACATTTATCTCATGAGTAAAACCGCCACCATACGAGCCCGAATCGAGCCCGGCTTAAAAAATGAGGTGGAACACATCCTCGCCGACATTGGCCTGACTGCCTCGGAAACAATCCATTTGCTTTACCGGCAGATTAAATTGCGCCAAGGGCTGCCTTTTGAAGTCGCCATTCCAAATCATCTGACAGCCCAAACCCTGCGCGACAGCAAAGCTGGCAGGAATGTAAAACATTTTGGAAACAAAAAGGAACTCTATAACGATTTGGGTCTGTGAGAACTTTCAGCCGCGCAAGCCAGTTTAAGAAAGATGTCAAACGGGCTGGGAAACGCGGCGAAGACCTTTCAAAACTCCGCTTTCTCATGGATTTGCTTATCGAAGGCAAACCACTGCCCCAGGAATTTAAAGACCATCCGTTGCGCGGCAATTTCTCTGGAAGCCGCGATTGTCATATCAACCCGGACTGGGTTTTGATTTATACCTTCACACAAATGGGTTCGCACGTCTGCTTCGAACGAACCGGCACACACAGTGACCTGTTCCGCTGATCGCATGCCGAAGTTCACTCGCGGTGCCTATCCGAGTTCGCGGCAGACTCCGGGTTAAATTTGTGCCTATAACCGGGCTGCTTTGTGTTGTGAAATCCACCGGGAACACATAAATTCACCCCCATAATGCCCTGCCGCCGCCATTTCAACCTCAGCGAACGGGAACTCATGGACGACCCCGCCGTGGATACTTCCGCGCTGGCCGCAGGTCTTGAAAACCTGACAACCATCAATCACTATTTTGGCGGCCATGTGGTTTGCGACCTGATCCTCGAACACATCGCATCCGGCACTCGAGAACCGGCACTCAAAAACCGGGAACTCATGTGGCTGGATTGCGCCACGGGCGCGGGCGATCTTCCCGTCTATTTCTCAGCAAAAACAGGCCCATCCGCACGCTTTGTCCTGCTCGACCTGCATGCCGGCACGCTCCAAATTTCAAAACAAAGGGCTCCGACCACCGGATTCCACGGCTCCTGGTTGCAAGGCAACATGCTCAAACTCCCGTTCGGAGACGGCAGCTTCGACATCGTAACCTGCCAACTGGCCCTCCACCATTTCAGCGAACCCGATGCCATCCGGATTTTGCAGGAGCTCCGCCGCGTCAGCCGCCACTGGGTGTTCGTCAGCGATCTTACCCGCTCCCCCCTCGCCCGGGTGGTGGTCTGGTTCCTGGTCCAGTTCTGGCTGCGGGATCCCATGACACGTTACGATGCCAGACTCTCCATCCGCCACGCCTACACCCCTGCCGAATTTCAGTCGCTGGCCCGGGAGGCAGGCTGGGAAAAATTCCATCATAAGGCCTTGCCGTTATGGTTCCGGCAATTACTCTGGCTGGACAAGACACCCTAGCCTGCTTATCTCACACATGTCATGAAAATTCCCCACTGGTCCTTTCACCCGTCGATGGAAGGAAATGCACAGGGGGATAAGCAGGCTGTTGCAAAACCGCTTCAAAATAAGGAAGTTCCATTTCAAAAAGAATTTTCAATTCAAGCGGTTTTGCTTGTAGCCCGGATCTTGTCATCGCGTCATTTTGCCCGGCCTTTTGACAAAACACTCCGCAAGGGTTTGCAGAAGCGCGTGAGGCATCCGGGCTAGTTCCGCAAAATTTCCAAGCCATATCCGCTCACACATTTATGCATTCCGAGCTGAGCATTCTGATCCGTGCCCCTCGCACCGAAATTTTCCGTACCGCCGCAAATCTCGAACGCTGGCCGGAGTTCCTGCCCCATTATATCCGCAATCACTT
Proteins encoded in this window:
- the lpxB gene encoding lipid-A-disaccharide synthase is translated as MAKKLFYIVAGEASGDRHAAELLKELRKSYPDALFCGVGGRHLKAAGQEQLFDMAQHAVVGLTDVLLHYWKFRGFFRKILDDLKQLGPDALILVDFPGFNLRLAEAVRRQMPETKQIYYISPQVWAWKAGRARRMQEILDLLLVIFPFEKDWFQKHVPDLKTVWVGHPVMDRWRVVKSAGANPDGRRKVVLMPGSREREIKIHLPILLRTALKLAQVVGDLKFLILATDAETRGLMERIIDSTSARGLNVEIQCGYQLTQLSRSDLALVASGTATLECALAGIPMIVVYKTHPLTYSVGRRLVKLDAISIVNLIAERKVVPEFLQDRADPEILAEAGRQLLSRPELAARMKEDLKLVVAKLGGPGANQRAVQEIEKIIPPT
- a CDS encoding Gfo/Idh/MocA family oxidoreductase, which codes for MSKIKVGVAGVGHMGREHARIYSALPSAELVGVYDADRETGRKIAQHHGCKLFGSLEEMIGEVEAASIATPTSSHFELAQAFLGKGRHLLLEKPITNTTAEATRLVELARQNNLVLQVGHIERFNPVLKALEERLTHPRFIEAHRLSPYPGRSTDIGVVMDLMIHDLEIILHIVRSPVASVDAVGVPVLSKAEDIANARIRFENGCVANITTSRISPDKMRKIRVFQDDAYLSLDYQKQEGEIYRKHGGQITRERIPVAKDEPLKRQLESFVHCVATRSAPVVSGDHATEALKLAARVVELIESQSIVPALA
- the lpxI gene encoding UDP-2,3-diacylglucosamine diphosphatase LpxI (LpxI, functionally equivalent to LpxH, replaces it in LPS biosynthesis in a minority of bacteria.) — encoded protein: MGALGLIAGKGTYPRLVLEQARRQGVSRIAVAAFEGETDPELASAAEAHCWMRVGQLGKLLRFFKDAKVDRAIMAGQITPGRLFDLRPDLKAVVLLARLKERNAESLFGAVADALEKAGIKLLPATTFMEDFLAAPGLVAGPKLSKSQLKDVEFGWPLAREISRMNIGQSVVVKKGTVLAVEGYDGTNATLRRGGGIGQGDSILIKVSKPRQDMRFDVPVIGPDTVKIAAECGVSCIAVEARKTLLLGADELRQLASHHRITVWAKES
- the nusA gene encoding transcription termination factor NusA: MSQEFLAVLEYMEKEKGIDRKQMMLAIEQALLSASRKSFGTAKDLRFQMDPKTGQIRAFATMKVVERSTKPYEEISLTKARQKNSSIHLGEEMEVEVTPSDFGRIAAQVFKQTINQSIRSIEKTMIFDEFKDRVGDVVTGVVRRFERSDVLIDLGKFEAVMPSKERVPTEEYSPNERIRALVLAVESTPRGPQIILSRSHPNFVRRLFELEVNELHDGTVEIKGLAREAGYRTKIAVWSKDEKIDPVGACVGLRGARVKNIVRELNNEKIDLFRWSDNIRDLVIEALKPAKLKSIEVDAENKRIKALVDEENLSLAIGRRGQNARLTAKLTGWEVDISKEEIVVKSFENKIEEATQKLMTALETDHETAAQVVKWFPSVEVLAEAEESDLKEAIPDLPEETIQKILAKARQSMGGAVS
- the infB gene encoding translation initiation factor IF-2; protein product: MASDATKKTGAPAAKGKAKKTATDTPVEEAASAPKKAAAKKTGEAKAAPKAAKPKAKKSEETTAAPAAEGTEAPALVEIKAAPNLAKEEASAPASNVITMKPPVIAKELAMKLGLKPFQIVHALMEMGIFGALTTPIDEPTAKKICESRGFQFELERRKEGQGVHKPEPVVVEVPPPPVETGNLTPVRPPVITFMGHVDHGKTSLLDAIRKTRVAAGEAGGITQHIGAYHIERNGHKITFLDTPGHEAFTAMRARGTNATDIAVIVVAADDGLMPTTLEAISHAKAALAAHPHHFAIMVAINKIDLPGANIDRVKGQLQEQGLVPEDWGGTTICCAVSATKGTGMDKLLENMLLQAEVLELRADTECPARGVVIESQIEVGRGPNATLIVQHGTLRVGDAFISGPFWGKVKALIDDSGRSLKEAGPSIPVKVLGFNGNPSPGEEFTVMRNDREARQVAEERSDSNRMDKLAPSRPVTLENLFDSIADGQKKTLNLILKTDVQGSLEAIIEALKKVPNDKVDINFVLSAIGPISINDVLLARASQAVIIGFGTKTDNAAATAAKREQVQIKLFSVIYELIDQVKEAMAGMLDPELRESQVGKATVKKVFTLSKYPVAGCLVDSGRIARNGHARVVRKNQPIYDGTIQTLKRFQDDASEVRAGMECGIRLGNFDDYMENDTIECYVLEKIPQSL
- the rbfA gene encoding 30S ribosome-binding factor RbfA, which encodes MATRRTIRLSALVQSELGRLAAREKSLDGELLTFTAVEVAPDLHNAFIYVSSLNPNLDEENLLKKLFRLAPEWQHEIGSRLKIKYTPRLNFRYSEHIKRGDRVMEILHELEEDKPEEPV
- a CDS encoding type II toxin-antitoxin system RelB/DinJ family antitoxin: MSKTATIRARIEPGLKNEVEHILADIGLTASETIHLLYRQIKLRQGLPFEVAIPNHLTAQTLRDSKAGRNVKHFGNKKELYNDLGL
- a CDS encoding type II toxin-antitoxin system YafQ family toxin translates to MRTFSRASQFKKDVKRAGKRGEDLSKLRFLMDLLIEGKPLPQEFKDHPLRGNFSGSRDCHINPDWVLIYTFTQMGSHVCFERTGTHSDLFR
- a CDS encoding methyltransferase domain-containing protein, which encodes MPCRRHFNLSERELMDDPAVDTSALAAGLENLTTINHYFGGHVVCDLILEHIASGTREPALKNRELMWLDCATGAGDLPVYFSAKTGPSARFVLLDLHAGTLQISKQRAPTTGFHGSWLQGNMLKLPFGDGSFDIVTCQLALHHFSEPDAIRILQELRRVSRHWVFVSDLTRSPLARVVVWFLVQFWLRDPMTRYDARLSIRHAYTPAEFQSLAREAGWEKFHHKALPLWFRQLLWLDKTP